A window of Streptomyces sp. SAI-127 contains these coding sequences:
- a CDS encoding class I SAM-dependent methyltransferase, whose protein sequence is MALLDALARFNDAHPWSHNAHFHPWLMRQLPRRFDRAVDVGCGSGDLARLLATRARQVHGIDVDERIIDRARELTDPNLPVTFSVADGLSYDEGAPYDVITCVAVLHHLPLTETLTHFRQQLAPGGTLVIVGLTQEDTRVQTLLGLASVPLNLVTGWVKNRGRTAPQRPVAMTAPTRPADIPYTEFAREVRRLLPGARLRRRLFWRHTLVWKKVRGDVDPGRL, encoded by the coding sequence ATGGCCCTCCTGGACGCCCTCGCTCGCTTCAACGACGCCCACCCGTGGTCCCACAACGCCCACTTCCACCCTTGGCTCATGCGTCAGTTGCCCCGCCGCTTCGACCGCGCCGTGGACGTCGGCTGCGGTTCCGGCGACCTGGCCCGGCTGCTGGCCACGCGCGCGAGACAGGTCCACGGCATCGACGTCGACGAGCGGATCATCGACAGGGCACGGGAGTTGACCGATCCCAACCTCCCCGTCACCTTCTCCGTCGCGGACGGGCTGTCGTACGACGAAGGTGCCCCCTACGACGTCATCACCTGCGTCGCCGTACTCCACCACCTCCCCCTGACCGAGACCCTCACCCACTTCCGACAGCAGCTGGCCCCCGGCGGAACCCTGGTGATCGTGGGGCTGACGCAGGAAGACACCCGCGTCCAGACACTCCTCGGCCTCGCGTCCGTTCCGCTCAACCTGGTCACCGGCTGGGTCAAGAACAGGGGGCGTACGGCCCCACAGCGCCCCGTCGCGATGACCGCCCCGACCCGACCGGCGGACATCCCTTACACCGAGTTCGCCCGCGAGGTCCGCCGCCTCCTCCCCGGCGCCCGGCTGAGGCGGCGGCTCTTCTGGCGCCACACCCTCGTCTGGAAAAAGGTGCGCGGGGATGTCGATCCAGGCAGGCTCTGA
- a CDS encoding dihydrofolate reductase family protein: protein MPKVRVHNVTISLDGFMAGPNQRLDAPFGDGVGWGDDLHSWFISASQDAAAGKSGIDVDYFVRGDQNIGATIMGRNMFGPQRGPWEDESWQGWWGDNPPYHHDVFVHTHHLRPALEMAGGTTFHFTDEAPEAVLRRAFEAADGKDVRIGGGAAVIRQYLRAGLIDELHLVIAPLLIGRGERPLDDLGDGIDGYRVSELVSSPNVTHAILVRS from the coding sequence ATGCCCAAGGTCCGGGTACACAACGTGACGATCTCCCTCGACGGCTTCATGGCCGGTCCGAACCAGCGACTGGACGCCCCCTTCGGTGACGGCGTCGGCTGGGGCGACGACCTGCACAGCTGGTTCATTTCCGCGTCCCAGGACGCGGCCGCCGGGAAGTCCGGGATCGATGTCGACTACTTCGTCCGCGGTGATCAGAACATCGGCGCCACGATCATGGGGCGGAACATGTTCGGGCCGCAGCGCGGGCCCTGGGAGGACGAGTCCTGGCAGGGCTGGTGGGGCGACAACCCGCCCTACCACCACGACGTCTTCGTCCACACCCACCATCTGCGCCCTGCGCTGGAGATGGCCGGCGGAACCACCTTCCACTTCACCGACGAGGCGCCGGAGGCGGTCCTGCGGCGCGCGTTCGAGGCCGCGGACGGCAAGGACGTCCGGATCGGCGGCGGGGCGGCGGTCATCCGGCAGTATCTGCGCGCCGGGCTGATCGACGAACTCCACCTGGTGATCGCGCCGCTCCTCATCGGGCGCGGGGAGCGGCCGCTGGACGACCTGGGCGACGGGATCGACGGCTACCGGGTGTCCGAGCTGGTCAGCTCACCGAACGTCACCCACGCGATCCTCGTCCGCAGCTGA
- the murQ gene encoding N-acetylmuramic acid 6-phosphate etherase → MTSTSQSRELRAALESLTTEAFRPELADIDQLPTLDIARLMNGEDATVPAAVARRLPEIAAAIDAIADRMARGGRLIYAGAGTAGRLGVLDASECPPTFNTDPAQVVGLIAGGPEAMVTSVEGAEDSAELARADLDGLAVTAVDTVVGVSASGRTPYAVGAVEHARAQGALTVGLSCNADSALAAAADHGIEVVVGPELLTGSTRLKAGTAQKLVLNMLSTITMIRLGKTYGNLMVDVRASNEKLRARSRRIVALATGADDEDVERALASTDGEVKNAILTILADVDGPTAARLLEESGGHLRAALAATAR, encoded by the coding sequence ATGACGTCCACGTCCCAATCCCGTGAGCTGCGTGCCGCGTTGGAGTCGCTGACCACCGAGGCCTTCCGGCCCGAGCTTGCCGACATCGATCAGTTGCCGACCCTCGACATCGCCCGGCTGATGAACGGCGAGGACGCCACCGTCCCCGCGGCCGTCGCGCGACGGCTGCCCGAGATCGCCGCCGCCATCGACGCGATCGCCGACCGGATGGCCCGGGGCGGACGGCTGATCTACGCCGGTGCGGGCACCGCCGGACGCCTCGGCGTGCTGGACGCCTCCGAGTGTCCGCCGACCTTCAACACCGACCCCGCCCAGGTCGTGGGCCTGATCGCGGGCGGTCCCGAGGCGATGGTCACCTCCGTCGAGGGGGCGGAGGACTCGGCGGAGCTGGCGCGGGCCGACCTCGACGGGCTCGCGGTGACGGCCGTGGACACGGTGGTCGGGGTGTCCGCGTCCGGTCGTACCCCTTACGCCGTGGGCGCGGTGGAACACGCCCGCGCGCAGGGGGCGTTGACGGTCGGCCTGTCCTGCAACGCGGACAGCGCGCTCGCCGCGGCCGCCGATCACGGCATCGAGGTGGTCGTCGGCCCCGAACTGCTCACCGGCTCGACCCGCCTCAAGGCGGGCACGGCCCAGAAGCTCGTCCTCAACATGCTGTCGACGATCACGATGATCCGCCTCGGCAAGACGTACGGGAACCTGATGGTCGACGTCCGCGCCTCCAACGAGAAGCTGCGCGCCCGCTCCCGCCGTATCGTCGCCCTCGCCACCGGCGCCGACGACGAGGACGTCGAGCGCGCCCTGGCGTCCACGGACGGCGAGGTGAAGAACGCCATCCTGACCATCCTGGCCGACGTCGACGGCCCCACGGCGGCCCGGCTCCTGGAGGAGTCGGGGGGCCATCTGCGGGCGGCACTGGCGGCGACGGCCCGCTGA
- a CDS encoding MurR/RpiR family transcriptional regulator has product MKEIFGSALASKVRTLGPSMTRSMQRVAEAVAKDPAGCAALTVTGLAELTGTSEATVVRTARLLGYPGYRDLRLALAGLAAQQQSGRSPAITTDIAVDDPLADVVAKLAYDEQQTLADTAAGLDTVQLGAAVAATASARRIDVYGVGASGLVAQDLTQKLLRIGLIAQAHSDPHLAVTNAVQLRSGDVAIAITHSGATGDVIEPLRVAFEHGSTTVAITGRPGGAVAQYADHVLTTSTARESELRPAAMSSRTSQLLVVDCLFVGVAQRTYETAAPALAASYEALAHRHRR; this is encoded by the coding sequence GTGAAGGAAATTTTCGGCAGCGCTCTCGCCTCGAAGGTGCGCACGCTGGGTCCGTCCATGACCCGCTCGATGCAGCGGGTCGCCGAGGCCGTCGCGAAGGACCCCGCGGGGTGCGCGGCGCTCACCGTCACGGGCCTCGCGGAACTGACCGGGACGAGCGAGGCGACCGTCGTGCGGACGGCGCGGCTGCTGGGGTATCCCGGGTACCGCGACCTGCGGCTCGCCCTCGCCGGTCTGGCCGCGCAGCAGCAGTCCGGGCGGTCGCCCGCGATCACCACGGACATCGCGGTGGACGACCCGCTCGCGGACGTGGTCGCCAAGCTCGCCTACGACGAGCAGCAGACCCTCGCGGACACGGCGGCCGGGCTGGACACCGTGCAGTTGGGGGCGGCGGTGGCCGCGACGGCTTCGGCGCGCCGGATCGACGTGTACGGGGTGGGGGCCTCCGGTCTCGTCGCGCAGGACCTCACGCAGAAGCTGCTGCGGATAGGGCTGATAGCCCAGGCACACAGTGATCCGCACCTCGCCGTGACGAACGCCGTGCAGTTGCGGTCGGGCGATGTGGCTATCGCGATCACGCACTCCGGGGCGACCGGCGATGTCATCGAGCCGCTGCGGGTCGCCTTCGAGCACGGGTCCACGACCGTCGCCATCACCGGGCGACCGGGCGGAGCGGTGGCGCAGTACGCCGACCATGTGCTGACGACGTCCACGGCCCGGGAGAGTGAGCTGCGGCCGGCGGCGATGTCCTCGCGGACGAGTCAGCTGCTGGTGGTGGACTGTCTGTTCGTGGGGGTGGCGCAGCGGACGTACGAGACGGCGGCGCCGGCGCTGGCCGCGTCCTACGAGGCGCTGGCGCACCGGCATCGTCGATAG
- a CDS encoding DUF4031 domain-containing protein encodes MTVYIDPPTWPGHGRMWSHLVSDVSFDELHAFADELGVPRRAFERDHYDIPSHRYADVVAAGAVEVSSREVVRLLTGAGLRRPKGRGVPPGLG; translated from the coding sequence GTGACCGTCTACATCGACCCACCCACCTGGCCGGGACACGGCCGGATGTGGTCACACCTCGTCAGCGACGTCTCCTTCGACGAACTGCACGCTTTTGCCGACGAGTTGGGCGTCCCGAGGCGTGCCTTCGAGCGCGACCACTACGACATCCCCTCGCACCGCTACGCGGACGTCGTGGCGGCCGGCGCGGTGGAGGTCAGCAGCCGCGAGGTGGTGCGGCTGCTCACGGGGGCGGGACTGCGGCGGCCGAAGGGGCGGGGGGTTCCTCCGGGGCTGGGGTGA
- a CDS encoding caspase family protein has protein sequence MSQHKALLIGASDYSDSPGFGDLPFVRDDLQRLREVLTGRDIQADVFEHRRGITLNTVRGAVHTFLRGARRGDTLFVVVSGHGLHIDGKDYLVPEDAPDADSFTKSCIEIGWHEEVERSLAERVVFLIDTCREGMTPDTKSIAGMRRWKPPEILATLRRRVAYVHACAAPEVARFVRETDTLQAGYDMGTQQGESFSIFSRAVADVINADPHALRLREFTMQVQQRVDEYYRAYGKPNPPQQVKLTCETDADGGDFPLLPGAERRTGDHAWVRNVEKYPWHRTSGHPARETLKDVCRSLAGRLASAYEGAARVLDDDPWHDTELAERVHKRLGFLVGRLDEGTLSPAEAALSFLSPLVAQTFWAQEAAQRVGVLTADTTAAGPDQARFRKFARGFPRLRRRLVALEGAGGSAPRKAAADEATQRIRWWLFHRWLIQQPDLYTAERLKELLGDVTSDGEYPRWVADVLSAERLMRLVKEHRTTPFTMRRTDADQAQYGYRPLHEDREVIEASTDDEQPLRTILVAALVKTAQAMAVDPLDLPEIVVEHLGVHGSVNLEQLRTTVRESDWRVSGLGRSLNAVCMHPAVQVALREHAARFDVLLRDINRGDDPALGPLEGLPPYADGSLVSLHGNTPGQLSDGIRFQLAEDRVQELLMGEQLYGDSELAVRELYQNALDAARYRECRTEFLRRKGKNLERYEGRIEFSQGVRPDGRPYLQCRDNGIGMGIKELSTVFSQGGARFVDLSEYIEEQAAWEELPGEKLRLYPNSRFGIGVLSYFMLADEIVVETCRMGREGQQGRRLRVTIAGPGNFFGVEDLGPGEDAGTTVQLLLSQEQRGVSCVDALEKVLWVAPFLTTAERGARIRKWLPGELSEAALDTFRGGRTGRRERPSYVRSQDPDVWWVDGYGTILADGLYAESGNLIFGAVVNLHGDKTPELTVDRKNVRSYDQDDVTARLIAALPSLTDSGCGLPDSNWLENASNWSISFSDQAAEEVIRANLPWQLQNLPPVPFDKIGFFAPDTDLLPLITGDYRHTDHAQTASFLANMPPQVLRWRLRTLYRAGFGGHATPTDTDGMDQLSARPSDLVLLSSGLVGWQAWNDWLTDWLMGPRASNFLSSYAPSQALADTGLISINLLFPWRDPAAPITRGTVFDLSKAVERPPAEIAARLTGLGYEVESLGGCAAAVCSDLPLLRPLGDLYGWLSPGATLSSAQIGVSAARSDCSTAQAARRLSELGFTVPTRYPVRETWTNEERSVLSRLWEPYEKAPSTVAAVHVSAAQLTSVSHLTGLPRSFVTDLLRELDFVLPREASPLPELADDDRVLIDPTVFRVDREVPLRYVAAAARRLNQPARDIASRLRELGYQVAQISEEQELPPPDEIDLLGTGLELTDTERPVSFFQVVRVADRADRTLEEAADRLRSLGYGFEFDPGVLSRFRKQDVDVLVRNAENGGWKDPQEHGPVSPAALHAVTHHVDEHRWNWNLIAGSLTSLGFDVAEPTHEWGEERRVEYTLYQWLTDPKREIPRRTWPPAPEEEISLLTLAVTAMRAGKSLREASQMATALNIRHEAETWFTPAPEEPPAPSAAAVPPP, from the coding sequence ATGTCACAACACAAGGCGCTGCTCATCGGGGCGAGCGACTACTCCGACAGTCCCGGTTTCGGAGATCTGCCGTTCGTCCGGGACGACCTCCAACGTCTGCGGGAGGTCCTGACCGGCCGTGACATCCAAGCCGACGTCTTCGAGCATCGGCGTGGCATAACGCTGAACACCGTGCGCGGTGCCGTCCACACGTTCCTGCGCGGCGCCCGGCGCGGCGACACACTGTTCGTCGTGGTGAGCGGGCACGGGCTGCACATCGACGGCAAGGACTATCTGGTGCCCGAGGATGCGCCCGACGCGGACTCGTTCACCAAGAGCTGTATCGAGATCGGCTGGCACGAGGAGGTCGAGCGGTCTCTCGCGGAACGAGTCGTCTTCCTGATCGATACCTGCCGCGAGGGCATGACGCCGGACACCAAGTCGATTGCCGGTATGCGGCGCTGGAAGCCCCCGGAGATCCTCGCCACCCTGCGCCGCAGGGTTGCCTACGTCCATGCCTGCGCCGCGCCCGAGGTGGCCCGGTTCGTCAGAGAGACGGACACGCTCCAGGCCGGCTACGACATGGGCACGCAGCAAGGCGAGTCGTTCAGTATCTTCTCGCGCGCAGTCGCCGACGTGATCAACGCCGACCCGCACGCCCTGCGGCTGCGGGAGTTCACCATGCAGGTGCAGCAGCGGGTCGACGAGTACTACCGCGCCTACGGCAAGCCGAATCCCCCACAGCAGGTGAAGCTGACCTGCGAGACGGACGCCGACGGCGGGGACTTCCCGCTGCTGCCCGGCGCTGAGCGGCGGACCGGAGACCACGCCTGGGTGCGCAACGTCGAGAAGTACCCGTGGCACCGCACCTCCGGGCACCCTGCGAGGGAGACCCTCAAGGACGTCTGCCGATCACTCGCAGGTCGGCTGGCCTCGGCGTACGAGGGAGCCGCACGGGTGCTGGACGACGACCCGTGGCACGACACCGAGCTGGCCGAACGCGTCCACAAGCGGCTCGGCTTCCTGGTCGGCCGACTGGACGAGGGCACCCTGTCACCGGCCGAGGCCGCGCTGTCCTTCCTGTCCCCCCTGGTCGCCCAGACCTTCTGGGCCCAGGAGGCGGCCCAGCGGGTCGGTGTCCTCACCGCCGACACCACGGCTGCCGGACCCGACCAGGCCCGCTTCCGCAAGTTCGCCCGGGGGTTTCCTCGGCTCCGGCGGCGTCTGGTCGCGCTGGAGGGCGCAGGCGGCTCCGCCCCGCGCAAAGCGGCCGCCGACGAGGCCACGCAGCGCATCCGCTGGTGGCTCTTCCACCGCTGGCTCATCCAGCAGCCGGACCTGTACACCGCCGAGCGGCTCAAGGAACTCCTCGGTGATGTGACATCCGACGGGGAGTACCCGAGGTGGGTGGCCGACGTCCTCTCCGCCGAGCGTCTGATGCGGCTGGTGAAGGAGCACCGGACCACCCCGTTCACCATGCGCCGCACAGACGCCGACCAGGCGCAGTACGGCTACCGGCCGCTGCACGAGGATCGGGAGGTCATCGAGGCCAGCACCGACGACGAACAACCGTTGCGGACGATCCTGGTCGCCGCCCTCGTCAAAACAGCCCAGGCCATGGCCGTGGACCCGCTGGACCTGCCCGAGATCGTCGTCGAGCACCTCGGTGTGCACGGCAGCGTCAACCTGGAACAGCTCCGGACCACGGTGCGCGAGTCCGACTGGCGGGTCTCCGGTCTGGGCCGCTCCCTCAACGCCGTATGCATGCACCCGGCCGTCCAGGTCGCCCTGCGTGAGCACGCGGCTCGCTTCGACGTTCTCCTGCGCGACATCAACCGCGGCGACGACCCGGCACTCGGCCCGCTCGAAGGGCTCCCGCCGTATGCCGACGGCAGCCTCGTGAGCCTGCACGGCAACACACCCGGCCAGCTCTCTGACGGCATCCGCTTCCAGCTGGCCGAGGACCGTGTGCAGGAACTGCTCATGGGCGAGCAGTTGTACGGCGACAGCGAGCTGGCCGTGCGCGAGCTGTACCAGAACGCCCTGGACGCCGCCCGCTACCGGGAGTGCCGCACGGAGTTCCTGCGGCGCAAGGGCAAGAACCTGGAGCGATACGAGGGCCGCATCGAGTTCTCCCAGGGCGTCCGCCCCGACGGGCGCCCCTATCTCCAGTGCCGTGACAACGGCATCGGCATGGGTATCAAGGAGCTGAGCACCGTCTTCTCCCAGGGCGGCGCCCGCTTCGTCGACCTCTCCGAGTACATCGAGGAACAGGCGGCCTGGGAGGAACTGCCCGGAGAGAAGCTGCGTCTGTACCCCAACTCCCGGTTCGGGATCGGTGTGCTGAGCTACTTCATGCTGGCGGACGAAATCGTCGTGGAGACCTGCCGGATGGGACGGGAGGGGCAGCAGGGCAGGCGGCTTCGGGTGACGATCGCGGGTCCGGGGAACTTCTTCGGGGTGGAGGACTTGGGGCCGGGCGAGGACGCTGGGACAACGGTTCAGCTGCTGCTGAGCCAGGAGCAGCGGGGGGTGTCCTGCGTGGACGCACTGGAAAAGGTGCTGTGGGTGGCGCCTTTTCTTACCACAGCCGAGCGTGGGGCACGCATCCGGAAATGGCTGCCGGGCGAACTCTCGGAGGCTGCGCTCGACACCTTCCGGGGCGGCCGGACCGGTCGCCGGGAGCGCCCGTCCTATGTCCGCTCCCAGGACCCCGACGTTTGGTGGGTCGACGGTTACGGCACCATCCTGGCGGACGGTCTGTACGCGGAAAGCGGGAATCTCATATTCGGCGCCGTGGTCAATCTCCACGGCGACAAGACGCCGGAACTCACGGTGGACCGCAAGAATGTGCGCTCCTACGACCAGGACGATGTTACGGCGCGCTTGATCGCCGCACTTCCCAGCCTCACGGACTCCGGATGCGGCCTGCCTGACAGCAACTGGCTGGAAAACGCCAGTAATTGGTCCATATCCTTTAGTGACCAGGCAGCCGAAGAAGTGATCCGCGCCAATCTGCCCTGGCAGCTGCAGAACCTGCCGCCGGTACCCTTTGACAAGATCGGCTTTTTCGCGCCCGACACCGACCTGCTGCCGCTGATCACTGGCGACTACCGGCACACCGACCACGCGCAGACCGCTTCGTTCTTGGCCAACATGCCTCCGCAGGTGCTGCGCTGGCGTCTGCGGACCCTGTACCGAGCCGGCTTCGGCGGCCACGCTACGCCGACGGACACCGACGGCATGGACCAGCTGTCGGCCCGCCCGTCGGATCTCGTCCTGCTATCCTCCGGCCTGGTCGGGTGGCAGGCCTGGAACGACTGGCTCACGGACTGGCTAATGGGCCCTCGCGCATCCAACTTCCTGAGCAGTTACGCGCCCTCGCAGGCGCTCGCCGACACCGGCCTGATCAGCATCAATTTGCTGTTTCCCTGGCGGGATCCCGCCGCTCCGATCACTCGGGGGACCGTATTCGACCTCAGCAAGGCGGTCGAGCGCCCACCGGCCGAGATCGCGGCGCGCCTGACCGGCCTCGGGTACGAGGTGGAGAGCCTGGGCGGCTGTGCCGCGGCCGTCTGCTCCGACTTGCCCCTCCTCCGCCCCTTGGGCGACCTCTACGGCTGGCTGTCCCCTGGGGCGACGCTGTCCTCCGCCCAGATCGGCGTCAGCGCCGCCCGGTCCGACTGCAGCACGGCGCAAGCCGCCCGAAGGCTCTCCGAGCTGGGCTTCACCGTCCCCACGCGATACCCGGTCCGGGAGACGTGGACCAACGAGGAACGCAGCGTCCTCTCCAGGCTGTGGGAGCCATACGAGAAAGCTCCCTCCACCGTGGCGGCGGTGCACGTCTCGGCGGCCCAGCTGACGTCGGTGTCGCACCTCACGGGCCTGCCTCGGAGCTTCGTCACGGACCTTCTTCGAGAACTCGACTTCGTCCTGCCCCGGGAGGCCTCGCCACTCCCCGAGCTGGCGGACGACGACCGGGTGCTGATCGACCCGACCGTGTTCCGAGTGGACCGCGAGGTTCCGCTGCGCTATGTGGCCGCCGCCGCGCGTCGGCTCAACCAGCCTGCCCGCGACATCGCCTCCAGACTGCGCGAACTCGGCTATCAGGTGGCGCAGATCTCCGAGGAACAAGAGCTGCCGCCCCCTGATGAGATTGACCTTCTCGGAACCGGTCTCGAACTCACCGACACCGAGCGTCCGGTGTCCTTCTTCCAAGTGGTACGAGTCGCCGACCGCGCCGACCGCACCCTGGAGGAGGCGGCCGACCGGCTGCGCTCCTTGGGGTATGGCTTCGAATTCGACCCTGGTGTGCTCTCACGCTTCAGAAAACAGGACGTCGACGTCCTGGTCCGCAACGCCGAAAACGGGGGCTGGAAAGATCCGCAGGAACACGGTCCGGTTTCTCCCGCCGCGCTGCACGCCGTCACGCACCACGTGGACGAGCATCGCTGGAATTGGAACCTGATCGCCGGCTCCCTCACTTCGCTCGGCTTCGACGTCGCAGAGCCCACACACGAGTGGGGCGAGGAACGCCGCGTGGAGTACACCCTCTATCAGTGGCTCACCGACCCGAAGCGCGAAATCCCGCGCAGGACATGGCCACCCGCCCCCGAGGAGGAGATCTCCCTCCTCACCCTCGCCGTGACCGCCATGCGAGCAGGAAAGTCCCTCCGCGAGGCGTCCCAGATGGCGACCGCACTGAACATCCGCCACGAAGCCGAGACCTGGTTCACCCCAGCCCCGGAGGAACCCCCCGCCCCTTCGGCCGCCGCAGTCCCGCCCCCGTGA
- a CDS encoding GNAT family N-acetyltransferase: MADMGGERVTEAVADAVAVLRAAVDRDWTAVKPAGMEWNVHETAFHICGCLIAYAANLAGGAQDAYVPFDITLDEGTDNTGLLHVLETGGALLTAAVRTAPREARAFHPYPFRSANRTGFAAMGVTEVLLHTYDIAQGLDLDYEPPAHLPEYVLTRIFPEVQPGPDPWRTLLWATGRGDLPGRAPRTEWRWSNNLVLPTERLTLQGVTPASAAELAAGGDGDFEWVEDGPFEGTREAAGMTIKAYEAGVHRPEFGLFALVRREDGRAIGGMGFHGAPDEDGRAEVGYDLAESARGQGYATEALRALSDWALARDDVRSLCATIEPDNAASQRVIARAGYIRATVEEEQAYGEAEPGLRLYVLPGRAD, encoded by the coding sequence ATGGCAGACATGGGCGGGGAACGGGTGACGGAGGCCGTCGCGGACGCGGTGGCGGTTCTGCGGGCGGCGGTGGACCGGGACTGGACGGCCGTGAAGCCGGCCGGGATGGAGTGGAACGTCCACGAGACGGCCTTCCACATCTGCGGCTGCCTGATCGCGTACGCCGCGAACCTGGCCGGAGGCGCCCAGGACGCCTACGTCCCCTTCGACATCACGCTCGACGAGGGCACCGACAACACGGGCCTGCTGCATGTCCTGGAGACAGGCGGCGCCCTGCTCACCGCGGCGGTCCGCACCGCGCCCCGCGAGGCCCGCGCCTTCCACCCGTACCCCTTCCGCAGCGCGAACCGCACGGGCTTCGCCGCGATGGGCGTCACCGAGGTGCTGCTGCACACGTACGACATCGCGCAGGGCCTGGACCTCGACTACGAGCCCCCTGCCCACCTCCCCGAGTACGTCCTCACCCGGATCTTCCCCGAGGTCCAGCCCGGCCCCGACCCCTGGCGCACCCTCCTGTGGGCCACCGGTCGCGGCGACCTGCCCGGCCGCGCCCCGCGCACGGAGTGGCGCTGGAGCAACAACCTCGTCCTGCCCACCGAACGCCTCACCCTCCAGGGCGTCACCCCCGCCTCCGCCGCCGAACTGGCCGCGGGCGGCGACGGTGACTTCGAATGGGTCGAGGACGGCCCCTTCGAAGGCACCCGCGAGGCCGCCGGCATGACCATCAAGGCCTACGAAGCCGGCGTCCACCGCCCGGAGTTCGGCCTCTTCGCCCTCGTACGGCGGGAGGACGGCCGCGCGATCGGCGGCATGGGCTTCCACGGCGCCCCCGACGAGGACGGCCGCGCGGAGGTCGGCTACGACCTCGCCGAGAGCGCCCGAGGCCAGGGCTACGCCACGGAGGCCCTGCGCGCCCTCAGCGACTGGGCCCTGGCCCGCGACGACGTGCGCAGCCTCTGCGCCACCATCGAGCCCGACAACGCCGCCTCGCAGCGGGTGATCGCCCGGGCCGGGTACATCCGGGCGACGGTGGAGGAGGAGCAGGCGTACGGGGAGGCGGAGCCGGGCCTACGGCTGTACGTGCTGCCCGGCCGGGCCGACTGA
- a CDS encoding maleylpyruvate isomerase family mycothiol-dependent enzyme — MTTDMTADAVRDPDLPGRLLAGERDALIPLLRSRPDADFALPTRACPGWSVRDVLAHCSSVLIRVVEGRFEKGVFSPESNDRDIAERADWTNQQVVDELERGMTEAGPVIAAAGGVLDIIGLGEWVHAGDVRDVLGEPGAYAGPGLPDALALLALTTRQRGHLPLHADVDDLDEPLRLGDAAGDRTPARYIGDAATLVRLYSGRPVEGRAYELAGAEAKELNIFG, encoded by the coding sequence ATGACCACAGACATGACTGCGGACGCCGTACGCGACCCCGACCTCCCCGGCCGCCTCCTGGCCGGCGAACGCGACGCCCTGATCCCCCTCCTGCGCTCCCGCCCCGACGCCGATTTCGCGTTGCCGACGCGGGCGTGTCCGGGGTGGAGCGTGCGGGACGTGCTGGCGCACTGTTCGTCCGTGCTGATCCGGGTGGTGGAGGGCCGGTTCGAGAAGGGGGTCTTCTCGCCCGAGTCGAACGACCGGGACATCGCCGAGCGCGCGGACTGGACGAACCAGCAGGTCGTGGACGAGCTGGAGCGCGGGATGACGGAGGCGGGCCCGGTGATCGCCGCGGCGGGCGGGGTGCTGGACATCATCGGGCTGGGGGAGTGGGTGCACGCGGGGGACGTACGGGACGTCCTCGGGGAGCCGGGGGCGTACGCGGGTCCCGGTCTCCCGGACGCGCTCGCCCTGCTGGCCCTTACGACCCGGCAACGCGGCCACCTGCCCCTCCACGCCGACGTCGACGACCTGGACGAACCGCTCCGCCTGGGCGATGCGGCCGGTGACCGCACTCCGGCGCGGTACATCGGGGACGCGGCGACCCTCGTACGGCTCTACTCGGGGCGTCCGGTGGAGGGGCGGGCGTACGAGCTCGCGGGGGCGGAGGCGAAGGAGTTGAACATCTTCGGCTGA
- a CDS encoding copper homeostasis protein CutC, translating to MSKRAVLEVIALDAEDAIAAQAGGADRLELVTDMAADGLTPTVSTVGAIRAAVDIPVRVMLRLSDGFGAGEVSRVVRAAREVRDAGAQEFVLGFLDVAGEVDLAAVERVVEVLDGCRWTFHRAIDHAADRNALRKQLADLPGLDTYLTAGSAAGVDEGLPVLLAEASRAGEPGYEQQLLVGGGLRLDHVPGLRAAGIDAFHIGGAARPGGWEAPVSADAVRQWRRVLDVPHQPPTPSPGRQQHAAP from the coding sequence ATGAGCAAGCGTGCAGTCCTGGAGGTGATCGCCCTGGACGCCGAGGACGCGATCGCCGCCCAGGCCGGAGGCGCGGACCGGCTGGAACTCGTGACCGACATGGCGGCGGACGGTCTGACGCCGACGGTCTCGACGGTCGGCGCGATCCGGGCCGCCGTGGACATCCCGGTGCGGGTGATGCTGCGGCTGTCGGACGGGTTCGGGGCGGGGGAGGTCTCGCGGGTGGTCCGGGCGGCCCGGGAAGTGCGGGACGCCGGGGCCCAGGAGTTCGTGCTGGGGTTCCTGGATGTGGCCGGTGAGGTCGATCTGGCCGCCGTGGAGCGGGTCGTCGAGGTGCTGGACGGGTGCCGCTGGACGTTCCACCGGGCGATCGACCATGCCGCCGACCGGAACGCGCTGCGGAAGCAGCTGGCCGATCTGCCGGGCCTTGACACCTACCTCACCGCGGGCTCGGCAGCGGGCGTCGACGAGGGGCTGCCGGTGCTCCTCGCGGAGGCGTCGAGGGCGGGGGAGCCGGGGTACGAGCAGCAGCTTCTGGTGGGTGGGGGGCTGCGGCTGGACCATGTGCCGGGGCTGCGGGCGGCGGGGATCGACGCGTTCCACATCGGCGGGGCGGCGCGGCCGGGCGGGTGGGAGGCACCGGTTTCGGCGGACGCGGTACGGCAGTGGCGGCGAGTCCTCGACGTGCCCCACCAGCCCCCCACACCCTCACCTGGCAGGCAGCAGCACGCGGCGCCCTAG